The proteins below are encoded in one region of Triticum aestivum cultivar Chinese Spring chromosome 1B, IWGSC CS RefSeq v2.1, whole genome shotgun sequence:
- the LOC123094737 gene encoding WAT1-related protein At5g07050: MAFCGGFMEKAKPYIAMISLQFGYAGMNVLTKVSLNGGMSHYVLVVYRHAFATLAIAPFALFIERKVRPKMTWSIFFQIFVLALLGPVIDQNFYYVGLKYTGPTFACAMSNILPAMTFVMAVIFRMEKIELKKVRCQAKIFGTVVTVAGAMLMTLYKGPLMHLPWTNGHAQPSGVEAPGAAGVDPTAREWFLGSLFIIIATLAWASLFILQTHTIKKYTAQLSLTTLICFIGTLQAIAVTFVMERRVSVWTIGFDMNLLAAAYAGIVTSSIAYYVQGLVIQKTGPVFASAFSPLMMIIVAVMGSFILSEKIYLGAVLGAVVIVVGLYAVLWGKHKETQEQEADAKAALPVASKGPDGASVVQGAAAAAGDDDGMRSASNGRGGGSASAV, from the exons ATGGCTTTCTGTGGTGGTTTCATGGAGAAGGCCAAGCCTTACATCGCCATGATCTCGCTGCAGTTCGGCTACGCCGGCATGAACGTCCTTACCAAGGTCTCCCTCAACGGCGGGATGAGCCACTACGTGCTCGTCGTGTACCGACACGCCTTCGCCACACTCGCCATTGCACCCTTCGCTCTCTTCATCGAGAG GAAGGTGAGGCCGAAGATGACGTGGTccatcttcttccaaatcttcgtCCTTGCGCTGCTCGG ACCGGTGATCGATCAGAATTTCTACTACGTGGGGCTGAAGTACACCGGCCCGACGTTCGCCTGCGCGATGAGCAACATCCTGCCGGCGATGACCTTCGTCATGGCGGTGATCTTCAG GATGGAGAAGATAGAGTTGAAGAAGGTGCGGTGCCAGGCCAAAATCTTCGGGACGGTGGTGACCGTGGCCGGCGCGATGCTCATGACGCTCTACAAGGGCCCCCTCATGCACCTGCCATGGACCAACGGCCACGCGCAGCCCAGCGGCGTCGAGGCCCCGGGTGCCGCCGGCGTCGACCCCACCGCGAGGGAGTGGTTTCTGGGCTCCCTCTTCATCATCATCGCCACCCTCGCCTGGGCCTCGCTCTTCATCCTGCAGACCCACACCATCAAGAAGTACACCGCCCAGCTCTCCCTCACCACCCTCATCTGCTTCATCGGCACCCTCCAAGCGATCGCCGTCACCTTCGTCATGGAGCGCCGCGTCTCCGTCTGGACCATCGGCTTCGACATgaatctcctcgccgccgcctacGCG GGCATCGTGACGTCGAGCATCGCGTACTACGTGCAGGGGCTGGTGATCCAGAAGACGGGGCCGGTGTTCGCGTCGGCGTTCAGCCCGCTGATGATGATCATCGTGGCCGTCATGGGGTCCTTCATCCTGTCCGAGAAGATATACCTCGGGGCCGTGCTGGGCGCCGTGGTGATCGTGGTCGGGCTCTACGCCGTGCTCTGGGGCAAGCACAAGGAGACGCAGGAGCAGGAAGCGGACGCCAAGGCGGCGCTGCCGGTGGCCTCCAAGGGACCAGACGGCGCGAGCGTCGTGCAaggagctgctgccgccgccggagaTGATGATGGGATGAGGTCGGCCTCCAACGGACGTGGAGGTGGATCGGCTAGTGCAGTTTGA